The genomic stretch GTGCGGGTCGTGAACTCCCGCTCGACGGCGCGGCGGAGAAGGACGTCGCCGAAGAGCCGCGTGAGGAGATCCCGGCCCCTCGGGGTCAACGCCGTGAAGTTCAGGTCGTTGCCTTCGGCCCAGGTGCCGGTGAAGATTTCCTTCTGGAGCCCGAACTCCATCGCGGCCCGGTCCTGATGCCGGATCCTGAAAATACCGGCCTCGGCGGTCAAAAGATTCAACGGGGCAACGGCGGCAAGGAAGGTTTCAAGATTCATCGAAGGAGCGGGTGGAGGGTCCAGCGTAGGGCCAAACGCCCATTAGACAAGGAGACAAGACCCCCTTCCACTCTTCGGTCTCAATGCCCCTTCTGCCGCGCCTGATAGCTCCGTTCCAGGATGAGGGTCAGGTCCTTTCCGTGAAAGGGCTTGCCGATATAATCGTCCATTCCGGCCTCGGCACATTCCCGCACCTCGTTCGCCATCGCATTCGCCGTCATCGCCACGATGCGGAGTCCCGCGGCATAGGGAGCCTGGCGCAATTGGCGGGTTGCCGCCAGGCCGTCGAGGCCGGGCATCTGGACATCCATCAGGACCAGGTCGTAAGGCTGTCCCTCTCCCTGCCTCCGTTCCACGGCCTCCAGCACCGCCGCCCCATTGGGAACCACGTCGGGCTGATATCCCAACCCCCGCAACAGGCCGCAGGCGACGCGCTGGTTCACGAGGTTGTCCTCGGCCACCAGGATGCGGAGGGGCGAGCGGAGGGCCGTCGAGGAATCAAGGGAGGAGGCCGCGCTCTTCTGCGGCTTCGTCTCGGAACCCTGAGATCCGCTTGCCAACACCTCGACCAGCGCCCGATAAAGCGCCTCCTGCCGCAGCGGCTTCCAGAGGCGTCTTTTCACTGAGGGAAGGCCCGGCTCCGCCGATCCCGTCGGTGCCGCCGAACTGAGGATCAGGATCGGCAGGTCGGGAGCGAGTTTCCCCATCTCGCCGGCCAGCTCGTCCCCATTCATCCCCGGCATGTGATAATCGATGAGGGCGACGTCGAACGCCCCCTCGCGCCGCAGGCGTTCCAGCGCCTCCGCCGAGGTGCCATACTTCTCCGGCACCATCCCCCAGCTCCGTGTCTGCTGGACCAGAATCGCCCGGTTCGCCTCGCTGTCGTCGACGATCAGCACCTTCCGCAGGCGGAGCTTCCCCTGCTCCGGGATCGGCTCCGGCAGTTCCTCCCTGCTGAGGGGGAAGGTTAGCGTGAACGAGAAGACCGAGCCCACTCCTGGCGCGCTCTCGACCGAGATCACGCCCCCCATCTTGCCGACGATCCTCTGGCTGATCGCCAGGCCCAGGCCGGTCCCGCCATAGTGCCGATGCGTCGAGGTGTCGACCTGCGTGAAGGCCGAAAACAGACCGGCGATCTTTTCGCGCGGGATGCCGATGCCGGTGTCCCGGATCGAGAAATGGATCGTCGCAAAGCCGGGGAAACCCCCGACATTCGTCCCCGGGGGCGCATCGATCCCGCGCAGGGCGATCTCGACCTCCCCCTGCGCGGTGAACTTCACCGCATTCCCCGCCAGGTTGAGGAGCACCTGCCGGAGCCGGAGATCGTCCCCCACCAGGGCCAGAGGCATCCCCGGATCGATCCGGCAGAGCAGGTCGATCTTCCGCTCCGCCGCAATGGGGGCGAGGCTTTCCAGGGTCCGCTCCACGCAGTCCCGCAGGTTGAAGGAATGGAGATCGAGCTGGAACTGGCCCGCCTCGATCTTGGAAAAATCGAGGATGTCGTTGATGATCGAGAGAAGCGCGTCGCCGCTCCGCCCGATGATCTCGACCTGCTGCCGCTGGTCGGAAGTCAGCTCGGTCTCGCGCAGCAGTTCGGCCATGCCGATCACGCCGTTCATCGGCGTCCGGATCTCGTGGCTCATGTTGGCCAGGAACTCCGACTTCACCCGCGCCCCCTCTTCCGCCGCATCCCGCGCCGCCGACAAGGCCATCATCTTCCGTCCCCGCCGGGCATCGCTGTAGAGCAGCCAGCCCATTCCCCCCATCGCCATCAGGATCAGCAGGCTCAGCAACATCTGATCCTGCAGCGCGGCGAAGACCTTCCCCTGCCAGGCTTCCGTCTGGCGCGAGGAATCTTGCTCGATCTCGTCGGAAAGCGAATCCATCAGCCGGTCGAGTTC from Verrucomicrobium sp. GAS474 encodes the following:
- a CDS encoding response regulator; protein product: MAMNAVASPRLSRFFAGTPLRFVSAAFMLALFGVAIFLSLHSFRGLVGTGKEVVETRNRAHALARLSSGVFEENSDYRGYLLTGESSYLDQVVQMREEMEASLARLHSQRDGSDSERLLVESYRRWQEAISQNIARMQESAHRGRLPVEASVLEGETRALDAAMDRLAAQFERKQQHRREEFDSGSTSGIDLLALQRRAHALARLSSEVFEANSDYRGYLLTGNGSFLEQLRQMEGEMGGSLARLRPAGGEPNDVGEVEAALRRWREGVSLDAERVRKSLSGTAMSVSPELLGEGELRELDRLMDSLSDEIEQDSSRQTEAWQGKVFAALQDQMLLSLLILMAMGGMGWLLYSDARRGRKMMALSAARDAAEEGARVKSEFLANMSHEIRTPMNGVIGMAELLRETELTSDQRQQVEIIGRSGDALLSIINDILDFSKIEAGQFQLDLHSFNLRDCVERTLESLAPIAAERKIDLLCRIDPGMPLALVGDDLRLRQVLLNLAGNAVKFTAQGEVEIALRGIDAPPGTNVGGFPGFATIHFSIRDTGIGIPREKIAGLFSAFTQVDTSTHRHYGGTGLGLAISQRIVGKMGGVISVESAPGVGSVFSFTLTFPLSREELPEPIPEQGKLRLRKVLIVDDSEANRAILVQQTRSWGMVPEKYGTSAEALERLRREGAFDVALIDYHMPGMNGDELAGEMGKLAPDLPILILSSAAPTGSAEPGLPSVKRRLWKPLRQEALYRALVEVLASGSQGSETKPQKSAASSLDSSTALRSPLRILVAEDNLVNQRVACGLLRGLGYQPDVVPNGAAVLEAVERRQGEGQPYDLVLMDVQMPGLDGLAATRQLRQAPYAAGLRIVAMTANAMANEVRECAEAGMDDYIGKPFHGKDLTLILERSYQARQKGH